The Miscanthus floridulus cultivar M001 chromosome 6, ASM1932011v1, whole genome shotgun sequence genomic interval ataatgagtttgttcgtgatatgtattctcgtttgaatctaattatcaatgagctccattcaataggattaacaaagctagatgatgcggacatcgtgaggaagatcatctccatgctaccataaaagaaatatgcaagcatcatcaccatccttcacaacatgggggacttaagcaccatgaccccggtcaTTGTCACTAGCAAGATAGTGGTATTTGAAATATCATGCAAGATGGGGCAAGAAGGAGCcttttcatcaagcaaaggcaaagctctcacatgtagtgagaaaaggaagatgaagggcaagcgagTTGAAAcatgctcaagctcaagctcctcatgtgaagatgatgatgttgatgatgataaagattcaagtgatgatgatcaatcttcctcctccacctccgaccttgatgaagaatcaatcaaatttatcaacaaggtggagaagatgatccaaaggctcaatgtcaagggtgtgtccatccaaattcaagatctcatttttaccaatcaaagaaataagcaaagaaagaaagagtgctatggatgcggcgagagggggcactttatggaagtttgtccaaataagcccacacccaagataaagaagaaggcgtgcaaggtcaaagccctcacatcaataaggtcatgggatgattcttcaagtgaagaagaatacCATCACAAGAgctgaggccacaagcactcatcatcaagctcttctcgtatgtgccttatggcatgaggtaacaaaaactcatcctctagtgagagtgatagtgatgataaaatgccttctcttaataaacttgtgcaataaaatcttaattatgctaaagtttgaactagtcaacaaaagaagctaaaaatattgTAAGAAAagttagatagttcacaagaagcatataaaactttgcttgaacaatatgagacatttgctaatctcaatattgaactatctactaaaattgagcaacttgaggctagtgtaacaacaaatgcatgcacaatcaatgatgagcaacttgtaaagaaaaatgaaaaattaaaagaaaagttagctagctaacaagaagcttataaaagtttgcttgctaaaatggaaaccatgtgtaaacattatgatgagctaactaataaagttgctaagcttgaagccgtcggtacaatcccaccaaggcatctaaaaagaaaagttatatctttaacatgcctaaaaaggatgcttcaacttcttgcaatgatttatgtttagactcacctttgtgcaactaagtttttgttgagaaagttattatagatacatgcacacaagaggttgcaatggagaatgagcaactcaagcaagaagtgactcacctcaccaaggacttgactcaagtgaaaggcaagacaaagcaaacccaacttcatcaagataacaccgtcaagggagtgaagaagcttgataaaggacaaaccgtggtttgctatgtatgccacaaggaaggtcacaagtcttatgagtgcaaggtgaagaatgggggaggagccaagaagaaagagaaaaagcaaacaagcaagctctccaacacctacaccaacaaggtggacaagaaggcttccacaccatacttgttaaagaagaagaaaaatgacaaggtggtggccatcaaggtgaacaagcaagccaacaatagggtcaaacgcttttggatgccaaaggagatcattttcaacatgaagagcaccaagaaggtttggatctcgaAAGAAAAGTGAGAAATCCAATggacatcggggaatttggagacttagaaaagtatgggtgcatttcatggggtgcatcattatggacaaagtcattgccaagtgggttagtgaatactatggacccaaattccccttcccatgttaggtaactagatttaatttcctacaaGTGAGATTTAATttccttcaagtggtatcttttagcatctagttacttttcatgcctaggtttgcatttgtatGTTTAATctcttgtcatgcatacactaggtaaatcatatggtaggcttgctcagtttcactgttgacccttggagcaaacctacatggtttaaattgtttaggagcacggtacatagcttgttttataattgttcatctaatatgtgccaaagtctaaattatggataatttctcccaaatatcacattcaaaaatgattctcacattcatgtgatgtcatctttcaagtagtattttttattctaaaatcaatgtgcatgtctcctacaagtattctatacttgtgtgcacaaatttagggggaggttactctacaatgtggatgctttgagactaacaccttttcaagcttaccATGTGTATAGTAGtcttattgcaaggaaaatggagtccccagagttaagcatcatactttaagTATACACCacatattgcaagtggtagaaatcaaattggtttccacatgtggtatttctaaactgatatcatcatattgattttattttgatatttatatgctttctccatgcattatatagattaaattcccttgagcaataatatgccaattatgcatatgctttgccttctaccttatgtatgtatatatttaaGGGGAGCTTAGTCCATATAATacgagagtcaaattttatgacctattccactccacatacaaaggatcacaaagtttgatcctcccttgtgctactaatgtctttattttcggtgtttgattccaaaggaagagaatttagaggaccaaaagaaagcattaatttataggaccaaaagcaagatcATAATGGTCTACAAGccgtaatggtccaagaaagggaggatagtaaaTTATGGATTaatctatgtaatggggagaatttgtaggatcaaaagcaaggcttaaatccataataccacatggggatatttgtaagggcaagataagttttcaagtggtatcttttagtcttataagtggtatcttttagcatcatatagcCTTGCCCTTATACattacatcctagcaagtagatagtttttaaattataaatatttttttattatttgcttgctttggtcgtgttgtcatcaattaccaaaaagagagagattgtaaggaaaatggactctagacccatttactttggattttgatgtttgaggaccaacacaactaaattagactaataaatttgcaagtgattgttttgtagtccaatatgGTGCAAGATGTAACTTGGACAAAgacaacgtgatgatccgatgatcaacaccataagcaagaccttagaagcataagagaagacccaagatatcaagcaaagtctaagcacgaagatagaaatcaagccggacgcaagatcatgaagaaacgagctcacagaggtgaccggacactggaccggacgctggcggaaagtgatcggacgctccgatcaagaggctcggcaatagcaggcgtcagcagcagcgaccggacgctgagtactGAAATCGActggacgcaccgatggtactattcatcatcaccggcaacacattcagtactgatcggacgctggcggcaaatcgaacGGACGCAGgactacagcgtccgatcgagtacagaaaggttacagagcggcgaaattgcgaccggacgcatctggtggcatgtgactaggcgctggcagcgttcgatcagttgatcgtggctctaacggttgggacgatcggacgcgtccgatcaggatgacctgtgcgtctggtcagtagcagaaaagcgggatttcaaccccaacggctactttctccgtggggcttataaatagaccccacaACCAGTCATTTGActggagtggagctgaggaaacatatctagggtgttgatacatgattttagtgatctctacttgcacagtgcttagtgattcattaggtgattagcgtaggtgctttgcgaagtgcttaggttgattagaccaccgcctatacgcttgctctaggtttaggcctagtgttgaGTAAGGTTTACATATATCTTACCacccggtgcttgcgcgcaccattgttgtacatcggaggggcttgtagtcttgcgagatcacaccaaccatgtttttggtgtggccgccaccgtgtgccAGAGGAAACAAGGTCTGTGATGTTTTGGCTggaaacttgatagtgaagagGGCGGGAAGCAGTCCGGAAGAGGTTTGCCGGAagacacgtcggagacccacttgtgcatggggaaggcccgaggctatccacggagttatccgactaggagtttggcccttgcgagggattccttgcgaggggctccaacgaggactagggagaagcttgcgcgcttctcgatacctcggtaaaaataccggagtcgtcgacggaagtttgcatatctctaccttactctttagcttccgcatttacattgtttacattactccttttgcggtagagatagcaacacactagcaaaaccatagttgcacatttagatagtttatgttTTGCATAGGCTTTGCTAAAGTTTGAaaaggaggccatagtttagaagtagaattttaagttgtctaattcaccccctcttagacgTCGCGGTCATCTTCAGTGGGAGTACAACATTTTTTCTTCTTGTTTCACTACCCACGTTTCTTTAATGTCATCTTTTTTATTGTATATTATTGGCTTCAGAAAGATTACCATGTCACAGTTTCTTTCTTTTCCATCAGTGCTCAGCAGAATGTGGGACGGGAAACCGGCTCCCACCGGTAGCTGTTGCATTGTCTTTTATTGAACTACAGATGATAGATTATTGTCTTTCCACGAATGCGGTATTATCCTTGGAAATAATCTACTACCGAAAATGTGTTTGCCAAAATGCTTGATTTGGAAAGGTATTTAATGGTTACTCTGTCACTCTAATTGCAATTAGTCCTCTCTGGCAAGTGAGCAGCCAGAATCTTCTGCCACTGTTTTGTTTTCTCCTGCTACGCACAAAAATTCTGCGGTGCTAACCCTTCAATCAGTTCAAGAGCCATATGAACAGGTGAGACACCCAACGTCGCACCACAGCAATTCCTTCTCCCTACCCTTTTCGCCTAGTGACGTTGCTTTCTCAGTACTTTAATGATAGAACATTACAATGCATCTCCCTCCAAAAACCTCTAATCTTTGTAACATCACCCTCGCCGCCAAAGTTTACACCCTCCAGCACCAGGTGAGGCCTCAAAATCCGGTGAACTGGTTCTGCTGGTGGTGGTGCAGGGCTTGCAGTTCCGTTGCTGTGGGGCTGAGGCTCTCTGTCCCGACGAAGTTGCTGTTACAGGAGAAATGCATGCCATTGTCAGCCATGTCAATTTCCGACTTTTCATATAATAatgaaatcagaaggcaagtgatTCTATCTTTGGAAAACGAAGGAATACATGTGATTCAATCATTCAGACATGGTTGGGAACAGCCACAGTGCACAACAAGAGAGTCCAGTTTTTTTTTATCAAGTCTGAATCTTACTCGCGGGGACGGGAAGCCCAGAGGTTGCTGAGAGCTCTGAGGCGGCTGTAGTACTCCCCAATGGAGAGGAAGCACCGCGCAGCCTGCCGAGTGGTCAGGATCCGGCGCATCTGATGCAACGTCTGCTGCCTTAGATTGTCGGCCTGCGGTTGGAACAGCACAAACACATGAAAAAGAAAGGTGAGATGTCACATTAGTGTTGTTTCATATCTTGGCTATGCTGCACATTGGCGCTTCCAATATCTTGAATGACAGGGCATTCTCGGATCATGCAGATGCATCTATTCTACTCCTGTCTTGCTGTCTTGTCCCAGATATATTCTAGCCTGGACAATTGCTGAAAGTTCCCAGCTGCTGCTTAAGCTTAATCTAATGAAATGTTGCTTTCAGCAAAGTTTAGATAGTGTAGCAATTTTTTTTTCATACTGATGGTGTATTGTCCTTATCATTTCCTTATAGTTTTGTATACTTCTATAGCATGAAAAGAAATCTAATGTAAGTATTAGCAATAAGCAGCCTCTATCCTGAATAGAGAAAAAAGGGAGGGTGGTATATCATCTGTGATCGTGTTTATTGCAAGTATTTTTCAAATGCACCTTTATCATCCAAATATACAGCGCTCCTAGCAACTTTGTTCATTGCAAGGCTTTGTGTCAAATGATTGCTCCAATCATGAATCTAGGAAATATGCTCCCCCATCCTCAAATAAGTGCATTTCTAGAATGTTTTGGAGACATCAATGCTACTATGAAATTACATATATACACCTGTATCAAAACATAATAATTGCACTTTAATGTAGAGAGTAGCAAACCCtgctaagggtctgtttggttctttaggcgctcctaaaattactgtcacattgaatttttttgacacatgcatagagtattaaatatagactaattacgaaactaattgcacaacttgcgactaatttgcgagacgaatcttttaagcctaattagtctatgatttgacaaagttgtgctacagtaaacatgtgctaatgacagattaattaggtttaaaaaatcgtctcgcaaattagcctccatctatataattggttttgtaattaatctatatttaatgctccttattagtatctaagcattcgatgtgacataaattttaggagcgactaaaaacCAAGCAACCCCTAAAACTAGTTGGTCTATGATCTAGAAGTGCAACTATTTTGGAACAGATTTTTAATGCTAAAAGTATACTCTTACATCTGCCTTCTGGCAAAGTTCTGTCCACAAGGAATCAAAGCTCAGGAAAGTTGAAAACAGGCTAACAAAATGGAGGTCGCAATCAGCTTTTACCCCCTGAGAGAGAAGATAATCCTTAGAAAGGCATGATCATTTCTTTAACAACTTCTGATGGAACAGCAAGCCCcatctttttatttttagcttCTTCTTGTCCATGGGGCTGAATTTTAGGCGTCTGTGTCCTTTTCCTGACCACTATGCATGGATTGAACCTTGCAACTTTTGCGAGGCATGGAATGGAACACCATGAATGAGGCCTCTAGTAGTCTAGTATTTTGGCCGTGGGCCCTCTGTTCTGCAGAGGCACCAGCAAACAGAGAAGGGAGAGAATAAAAAGgactttttttctaaaaaaatggaATAAAAAGGAGATGGCCGGCCCAGAGAAGACACACAAGGGGCATTATTTATGCACAGTGCCAACTGTAAGTATCCGGCCATTGACTTCCTGTAGAAAGATACAGGTGTGTACGTGTATGTACTGCCAGTACACATGTTTGGCCAGGAACAATGCCTCGCCAAATCTTCACTTAAAGGCACTGTTCACTTCTCTTATGATCtgtcttttttagcttgttttttcagctggaacggtgtttttctctcgtaataaatcagccggaacagtatttctactttttttttcagcgaagaaAGGGATCAAAGCCTTGCCCTCTTTGGTTCCTACCAACACACTAGAAAACATACAATAATTGTCGCCAGCAGCATTAGCTAGCCTCTTATTTGTTGTTTAATTACAAGCTAATTATGCGTGGTGGAAAGTGGTAATGATGCTTATCCGTTTATCTGCAGGTTTAAGCTAGCTTTCTGACAAAAGGTTGGCCTGCCCCTGCCATGGACAAAGCAGGACAGGACCCTGTAGCTTGTAGGACGAGGACCAGCTGCATTGCTACTGTTACGTTGCTGTGCAGTTCTGACAAGGAAGGACTAGTGTACTTGAAAGTTTAAGCTAGCTTTTCCTCGCCGTGTAATTCTTTTTTTGGTAAAAAAAGATTTACTGACCATGATCATGATCTACAGTAAGAATACGATCTTAAGGGTGGCGGTGAATAATGCAGGAAATGGGGGAGAGTAAAAAGACGGTGACCTGTTGATAGAAGTTTTCGAGGCTGGCAAGCTTGTCAAGTGCGACGGCCATGATGTTCATGTAGTTGGGGGCGGCGGCGCCGTCGTTGAGCGTGCCGGCGGCAACTGTGTCGGCCAGGGACTGGTGCAGCTGATGCAGGCCCTGGGCGAGCGCCTCCTCGGCCTGCTCCGACGACTGCTGCAGGTTGCAGATCCCGAGCAGCTGCTGCTCCGTCAGCGGGTCCAGCTGCGGCATCAGGATCTGTATGccaaagaagaagagaaagaggCTCAGTACGGCGCGCCGCCTCTGACTGGGTGGGCGGGGTTGCACTGACGGACGCCATGGCAATGGCACGCAGTGCCGCAGTGGTACCGTACATACCTTGAGCAGCTCAGACGGGCGGAAGCCGCCCATCCAGAAGAAGCAGCGCTCGGCAGGGGTGGCCCAGGCGCCGGTGAGGAGGTGGAAGACGTCGGAGCGCGCGAGCGCCGCCTTGAGCTGGAACAGCTCGTCGTAGTGCTGCATGCACTCCTCCACGATGAGTCCCAGGTTGCCGTCCAGCAGCTGCGCCTGCAGCCCGGCTCGGAGCTCCGCCAGCCGCTTGCTGTCGTCGTCCAGCCACCGCGCGTACTCCATGTCGAACATGGCGGCGCCTGCATGCATGGTACGTCGTACGGTAAAAACGGAGTTACTGGCTGGCAGGACACGTTTTTCACGCCACTCGAGGCCGGCCGGCCATGCATCATCTCGGTAACTGCGCCTGCGGCGGCAGCTACAGGCCACAGCTGCTGCATGGCACGGTTAAAAAGCTCGAAGCTTTGGAGCAGTGGTACTATGAATGGAGAAAGCGGACGGCCGGTGCTGCATTACCAGAGTTCATGTCCCCGGCGGCGCTGCACCCTCCAACGAACAGGCCCTGGACCACGGTAAACCCATGTCATATCAAAGTTCTGAATGATACGAACTTGGATCCGATGCATTCAGGTAGGTCATCAGACGTGTTTGGGAGTTCGGACTGGAACGAACCTGTGACCGTGCTCTCTGGAGCTCATGCTCGACCTGCTGAAGCCTGATCCTGCTAGTCTCGAGCTGCTGCACGTAAGCCTGCAGTGAAAGGACGAGTAGATTACTCTCAGCAATCCCAGGACCATGAATGCATGCGTTCTTTTTTGCTGATTGATTGAAACAAAACAAAATCACTGATGAGTTCATGGGTGGCACTGGCAGTGATTCTAGTCATGCACCTTCTTCCTCAGTCTGCTCTTCCTCGCAGCCTCTCTGTTCTGCGCCAGCCGCCGTTCCGTCTGCAAGCAAGGATTCACAGCGATTCAACTCAAATACTCTCATCAATGGTGAGTGGCAGCAAAACGAAACAGATAGATGCAGGTCCATGCAAAGTGATGGAGTGGCCATGCATGCAAAGGGCAGAGAGCTATATATCCTACCTTGGCATCTACCAACCTGCCATCTTTTCTTGTGGATCCATGCTTCCTCTACGCAAAGGACACCACGAAAAAGCCAGCGGAGTTAGAGCATGCGTGTACTGGTATAGTAGTACCCCTATCC includes:
- the LOC136456894 gene encoding transcription factor LG2-like isoform X3 → MVQGEESSWRMERAALPLNQALAYGVQAHVAATAPPSCFLDFQPAAAAAAYFGFGELEEALIHGGAGAANAGGVDPGVIIKNDVAQAKSAAAAGYLAGAGRPPTLEIFPSWPTRHQQQLHSGNSQSVGSTTDSSSAQNTTMSQMELVSPASSAPRQEVMMVTTDDYSYKPGLAAAPAAAAPPSFQQHHPLPLQLHGDGGGDHDKRKHGSTRKDGRLVDAKTERRLAQNREAARKSRLRKKAYVQQLETSRIRLQQVEHELQRARSQGLFVGGCSAAGDMNSGAAMFDMEYARWLDDDSKRLAELRAGLQAQLLDGNLGLIVEECMQHYDELFQLKAALARSDVFHLLTGAWATPAERCFFWMGGFRPSELLKILMPQLDPLTEQQLLGICNLQQSSEQAEEALAQGLHQLHQSLADTVAAGTLNDGAAAPNYMNIMAVALDKLASLENFYQQIMIMVSKSFFTKKRITRRGKASLNFQVH
- the LOC136456894 gene encoding transcription factor LG2-like isoform X2, whose translation is MVQGEESSWRMERAALPLNQALAYGVQAHVAATAPPSCFLDFQPAAAAAAYFGFGELEEALIHGGAGAANAGGVDPGVIIKNDVAQAKSAAAAGYLAGAGRPPTLEIFPSWPTRHQQQLHSGNSQSVGSTTDSSSAQNTTMSQMELVSPASSAPRQEVMMVTTDDYSYKPGLAAAPAAAAPPSFQQHHPLPLQLHGDGGGDHDKTERRLAQNREAARKSRLRKKAYVQQLETSRIRLQQVEHELQRARSQGLFVGGCSAAGDMNSGAAMFDMEYARWLDDDSKRLAELRAGLQAQLLDGNLGLIVEECMQHYDELFQLKAALARSDVFHLLTGAWATPAERCFFWMGGFRPSELLKILMPQLDPLTEQQLLGICNLQQSSEQAEEALAQGLHQLHQSLADTVAAGTLNDGAAAPNYMNIMAVALDKLASLENFYQQADNLRQQTLHQMRRILTTRQAARCFLSIGEYYSRLRALSNLWASRPRDNFVGTESLSPTATELQALHHHQQNQFTGF
- the LOC136456894 gene encoding transcription factor LG2-like isoform X1, coding for MVQGEESSWRMERAALPLNQALAYGVQAHVAATAPPSCFLDFQPAAAAAAYFGFGELEEALIHGGAGAANAGGVDPGVIIKNDVAQAKSAAAAGYLAGAGRPPTLEIFPSWPTRHQQQLHSGNSQSVGSTTDSSSAQNTTMSQMELVSPASSAPRQEVMMVTTDDYSYKPGLAAAPAAAAPPSFQQHHPLPLQLHGDGGGDHDKRKHGSTRKDGRLVDAKTERRLAQNREAARKSRLRKKAYVQQLETSRIRLQQVEHELQRARSQGLFVGGCSAAGDMNSGAAMFDMEYARWLDDDSKRLAELRAGLQAQLLDGNLGLIVEECMQHYDELFQLKAALARSDVFHLLTGAWATPAERCFFWMGGFRPSELLKILMPQLDPLTEQQLLGICNLQQSSEQAEEALAQGLHQLHQSLADTVAAGTLNDGAAAPNYMNIMAVALDKLASLENFYQQADNLRQQTLHQMRRILTTRQAARCFLSIGEYYSRLRALSNLWASRPRDNFVGTESLSPTATELQALHHHQQNQFTGF